The Liolophura sinensis isolate JHLJ2023 chromosome 8, CUHK_Ljap_v2, whole genome shotgun sequence sequence AGCAATCTCATGGACGAAGGACAAGCATATGACACCCTACGCAACCACAAGCTCcaatgttaaatataaatacCTCGTTCTTTCTTATGCTTTCTGGACTGTGCAAAAAATTCCACCATTTCATCTGTGATTTCCATTTCAAACTGTTCAGGATTAATGGCAGTGGCTAACTTTGATTCAGCTCCCTCCAGACAAGAGCTACTCTCTAAACCAGATGATGCTGTGTCTCTGCTTGTATAAGAACTCGATTTGGTATGGTGCGGTGTTCCTGTATTCACTTGCTGACTTTGTGTGTTAATTGAAGTCCACGTTGGGTAGGTGGTTTCTAGTGGAAGACGTGGCCTTTGTGATATGGCACTACGATGGAATGAAGCATATGGATTAAAACGTGACACATTGGGCTTAATGCTATGGCTTTGAGTGGCACTCCCAGGGCTTAACCTGGAAGTTAACATCTGGTATGTCTCCAGGTGTTTGTGATACCAGTTCATCACTTGATGGTAATGTTTCCAGTACCTCTGAAAACGAGGATCCAGATACCAGTCTACAGTGTTAAGATCTGGAAATAGGCCAGCTGACTTTCCCCCAGTGGCAGTAGCCTGATTTCCTGGACCAGCAGGACGCTCTGGGAGGTGGGAAGAGCCCTTTACACTACTCTCAATTTCTGACGAATCCTGGGAGGAATCTTCAGTTGTCACATCACCCCTCTCCAGTTGACTGTCTGGAGGCTCCATCATCAGGTCTGGAAGAATATAATCCATCACTTTATTTTATGAGagatttttaaaagaaaagacaacagtatttatttattcacttatttatttggttggtgttttatgacatactcaaAAGtgtttcactaatacaacagcagtcagcactatggtgggaggaaaccaggcagaccctggaggaaacccacgaccaaagACAACTGTTGGccacatgcatatatgcacTGATAAAGTATTCCACATAAAGTTTGAACAGACATACCAAAAAGG is a genomic window containing:
- the LOC135472888 gene encoding gem-associated protein 8-like; amino-acid sequence: MMEPPDSQLERGDVTTEDSSQDSSEIESSVKGSSHLPERPAGPGNQATATGGKSAGLFPDLNTVDWYLDPRFQRYWKHYHQVMNWYHKHLETYQMLTSRLSPGSATQSHSIKPNVSRFNPYASFHRSAISQRPRLPLETTYPTWTSINTQSQQVNTGTPHHTKSSSYTSRDTASSGLESSSCLEGAESKLATAINPEQFEMEITDEMVEFFAQSRKHKKERDDAKKLSDVENSGDVYVDAEKTNRKTATTQAPTERPGARRTQEMKLLYGKGAAMIHGMETAMQMTFDRNTDILQPKLWPNMPLKIVFFMKLISELFTLNFRGFTVSVGYCVSCKCNLKQTHFSSA